In Rhodococcus qingshengii JCM 15477, the sequence CGTTCGTGCCGACAAGGTCGAGACACTCTCCCCGTGTTTGAGCAAGCTGGTTCCGATCATTCAGCAGGCCACCGCGGACTACATCACTGCGCCGGATACGGCGAATGCTGCCATTGTCGACGTCGTCTCGCAGGACGTGTCGTTCTCTCCCTACACCGAGGGTGAAGCAGCGTTCAGTGCCCAACTCTTGAAAGAGAAGGGCCTGATCGCGAACGAGGCGGACGGATCCGTCGGCACGTTCGACATGACGCGAGTCGCTCACACCGTCGAAGAACTGAAGCCCATCCTGAACGCCTGGGGTGCGGCGATACCGCAGTCATTGACTGCAGAAGCGATCTACACCGACAAGTTCACCGATCGGTCCATCGGAATCCGCTGAAGGAGCTGACAGCAAATGACTTACGACATGACAGAACTCAACCGCGAGACCCGCATGGGTGGCCTGGGCACGGAGACCACCGACCGCGAGGTCCGAAGAATCGATCTCTCGGATTTCGAGAACCGGCGCAGCGAGATCGCCGAGGAGTTGTGGTCGGCAGCGACCGACATCGGATTCTTCCAAATCGTCAATCACGGGATCGATCTGGACCAGGTCCGCGAGGCCTTCGCGGCGGCCGAGCGATTCTTTGCACTGCCCACCGAGGTCAAAGCGCAGTATCCGCTCAAGAAGGGTTTCAACTCCGGCTGGGAGAGCATGACGCAGGTGCGTCCGTCCATCGGAACACCTGATCAGAAAGAGTCCTATCAGGTGACCCGCCCGCATATGGGTGATCTGTGGCCCACTGCAGACGAATTGGGCGGATTCCGCGAAACGATCCTGGACTTCGAAGCCAAGTGCTGGGGCATTGCGATGGACCTGTTGTCGTGCTTCGCCGAGAAGCTGGGATTCGAACGAGACTTCTTCACCAGGGCACATGACCCGTCGGTGGACACCTACCAGAGCACGCTGCGACTACTCCACTACTTCCCCCTTGCCGCCGACGCAGATGTCGAAGGGATGTGGCGTGCCGGAGCACACACCGATTTCGATTGCCTGACATTGCTTTTCCAGCGTGACGGTCAGGGCGGCTTGCAACTGTGCCCGGGCAAGGAGATGGACACCCAGGAATGGACGTCGGTGGTGCCGGCTGAGGAAGCAATCACCTGCAACATCGGCGACATGCTGATGAGATGGAGTGATGACGTCCTGCCGTCGAATTTTCATCGAGTCAAGAGTCCCGGAGTCACCGACTATCGGGGAGCCCGCTACAGCCTCGCGTTCTTCGCTCAGGCGAACCGCGACGTGACCATCGAGGGGCCGGCGGGCAAGTACCCGCCGATCACTGCCGAGGACTACATCGACCAGCGAGTACGCGCGAACTTCGCGCGTTGATCCGTATCCGTTCCGTCACACACTTTCAGGAGAACTGGCGATGACTACCGCGCCCAAGAACATGACCGACGCGATCATCCGGGACGTGACGTTGTACAGCGGCGGGCAATGGCTGACCGGCCACGACGTCGTCGTCTCGAATGGGGTGGTCGAATCGATCGAGAAGTCGACCGGCACCGCCACACCTGGAAGTGTGGACGGATCGGGGGCGTATCTGATCCCTGGGTTCGTCAACACCCATACGCACCTTCAGCAGTCACTGATGCGTGGGATCGCCGAAGGGACACCGCTTCTCGAATGGCTACTCGCGGTCGCAGAAGAGTCGGTTCAGATCACGCCGGAGCGCGCATACACGGCCACTGTCGCAGCCTCGCTGGAGGCATTGCGCAGCGGTACGACCACCCTGGTCGAACACATGTGGCCGCATCCGTCCAGCGAGGTTCACGACGCTGTGATCCGGGCGTTGCACGACACCGGGATTCGTGCCGTACTGGGACGCGGAACCGCAGACCGGGCGGACAAGACGAGGAAGTGGGGCTTCGATCCGCGGCTCATGCAACCACTCGGAGACGTTCTCGCACATACGGATCAGATGATGCGCGACGTCGCAGGTTCCCGCGTCGACGTGGCAGTCGCGGTACCGAACCCACGTTCGCTGACCCCGGATGGGATGTCGGAAGTGCGTGAGTTCGCGCAGG encodes:
- a CDS encoding isopenicillin N synthase family dioxygenase codes for the protein MTYDMTELNRETRMGGLGTETTDREVRRIDLSDFENRRSEIAEELWSAATDIGFFQIVNHGIDLDQVREAFAAAERFFALPTEVKAQYPLKKGFNSGWESMTQVRPSIGTPDQKESYQVTRPHMGDLWPTADELGGFRETILDFEAKCWGIAMDLLSCFAEKLGFERDFFTRAHDPSVDTYQSTLRLLHYFPLAADADVEGMWRAGAHTDFDCLTLLFQRDGQGGLQLCPGKEMDTQEWTSVVPAEEAITCNIGDMLMRWSDDVLPSNFHRVKSPGVTDYRGARYSLAFFAQANRDVTIEGPAGKYPPITAEDYIDQRVRANFAR